GCATCGCCCGGAGAACGTGCGGACCGCGGTCGCCGCGGCCAAGGATGCGGGCCTCGCGGTCAGCGTCGACCTGATCTATGGCGCGCCCGGCGAGTCGCTCGGCGACTGGGAGGCATCGCTCGATGCTGCGCTCGAACTCGATTCGGACCACATCTCGGCCTACGCCCTGATCATCGAGGACGGGACGAAGCTCGCGAGGCAGATCCGACGCGGAGAGGTCCCGACGCCCGACGACGACCTGCAGGCCGACATGTACGAGCTCGCCGATGCCCGCCTCGCCGCGGCCGGCTTCGACTGGTACGAGGTGAGCAACTGGGCGCGTGCCGCCCACGGTCGCACCGCTGAGGAGAACCGCTCACGGCACAACCTCGCCTACTGGCGCGGAAGCGACTGGTGGGGGTTCGGACCCGGTGCACACAGCCATGTCGCGGGGCTGCGCTGGTGGAATGTGAAGCACCCCGCCGCGTACGCCCAGCGCCTCGCCGCATCCGAATCTCCCGCCGCCGGCACGGAGCGACCTGATGACGAGTCCCGCCTGCTGGAGCGGATCCTGCTGCTCAGCCGCATCCGCGAGGGGATCGCGATCGACGAGGTGCCGCCGGCGAACCGCACGCGGGTCGCCGGGCTCATCGCCGACGGGCTGGTGGATCCGGTCGCCGCAGTGAAGGGGCGCGTCCGGTTGACGCTCCGAGGTCGGCTCCTCGCCGACGCGGTGGTGCGCGAGCTGACCGACTGACTCAGCCCGGCAGCAGGTCCAATCCGGTCGTCCGCCGCTGCGGCACCGTCGCGGTGATCGTGTCGAACACGCGTGTGCGGCGCTCGGGGCCGAACACCGGCCATCCGGGGTCGCCGGTCTTCACGAACGCGATCCACGCCGCATGCATCTCTGCCG
This genomic interval from Microbacterium sp. LWH11-1.2 contains the following:
- the hemW gene encoding radical SAM family heme chaperone HemW, whose product is MAGPLPLGDPAPSDGRLPDDLPVDPSVPFSAYLHVPFCRVRCGYCDFNTYTSSELRGAKQEDYASTLIGEIDLAHRVLGDAGALRPMDTVFFGGGTPTLLPAGDLARMLDAAASAFGLVDGAEVTVEANPDTVTPGVARTLADAGVTRLSIGMQSAVPHVLAALDRTHRPENVRTAVAAAKDAGLAVSVDLIYGAPGESLGDWEASLDAALELDSDHISAYALIIEDGTKLARQIRRGEVPTPDDDLQADMYELADARLAAAGFDWYEVSNWARAAHGRTAEENRSRHNLAYWRGSDWWGFGPGAHSHVAGLRWWNVKHPAAYAQRLAASESPAAGTERPDDESRLLERILLLSRIREGIAIDEVPPANRTRVAGLIADGLVDPVAAVKGRVRLTLRGRLLADAVVRELTD